The Sediminitomix flava genome includes a window with the following:
- a CDS encoding DUF3127 domain-containing protein: MSFELRGKLEVLFDEQVISEKFKKREFVVVTADMYPQYIKMQATQDRCSLLDQFKVGDEIQVSFDLKGRPFTNREGQTMYFTNVEAWRITAPQAAQPQGGQAFPQQGGYNAAPMGGNTPPPPPPPVGNDDDEDALPF; encoded by the coding sequence ATGTCTTTTGAATTAAGAGGAAAATTAGAAGTACTATTCGACGAGCAAGTAATCTCGGAAAAATTTAAGAAACGTGAGTTTGTAGTTGTAACTGCTGATATGTACCCACAGTACATCAAGATGCAAGCTACTCAAGATAGATGTTCATTGCTTGACCAATTTAAAGTAGGTGATGAAATTCAGGTAAGCTTTGATCTTAAAGGTAGACCTTTTACAAATCGTGAAGGACAAACAATGTATTTCACAAATGTAGAAGCGTGGAGAATTACTGCTCCTCAAGCAGCACAACCACAAGGCGGACAAGCATTCCCTCAACAAGGAGGTTATAATGCAGCTCCAATGGGTGGAAATACTCCTCCACCTCCACCGCCTCCAGTTGGAAATGATGATGACGAAGACGCATTACCATTCTAG
- a CDS encoding SDR family NAD(P)-dependent oxidoreductase, which produces MTKTALITGATSGIGRATAQEFAKNGIRLILTGRRTDRLDELKKELGEQTEVLTLEFDVSDREKVNEVFENLPQDWKQIDILINNAGNAHGLSSIQDGDIDDWDKMMDINVKGLLYVSKAVIPSMIEKSSGHIINIGSIAGKEVYPNGNVYCASKHAVDALTQGMRIDLNAHGIKVGAVHPGLVETEFSEVRFKGDTVRAKGVYTGYEPLKPEDIADIIYFIVSRPYHVNIADLLVFPTAQASATVLKKD; this is translated from the coding sequence ATGACCAAAACAGCATTAATTACTGGAGCTACGTCTGGTATTGGAAGAGCTACTGCACAAGAATTTGCTAAAAATGGAATTCGTTTGATTCTTACAGGAAGGAGAACTGATAGGTTAGATGAATTAAAAAAAGAACTAGGTGAACAGACAGAAGTTTTAACGCTTGAGTTTGATGTTAGTGACCGTGAAAAAGTAAATGAGGTATTCGAAAACCTTCCTCAAGACTGGAAACAAATCGATATCTTGATCAATAATGCGGGTAATGCTCATGGTTTATCTTCTATTCAAGATGGAGATATTGATGATTGGGATAAAATGATGGATATAAATGTAAAGGGACTTTTATATGTTTCAAAAGCAGTTATTCCGTCTATGATTGAGAAATCTTCTGGACATATCATTAATATAGGTTCTATAGCTGGAAAAGAGGTTTATCCCAATGGGAATGTCTATTGTGCTTCAAAGCATGCCGTAGATGCGCTTACTCAAGGAATGAGGATTGATTTGAACGCACATGGAATTAAAGTAGGAGCTGTTCACCCTGGATTGGTTGAAACTGAATTTTCAGAAGTCAGATTTAAAGGGGATACTGTAAGGGCGAAAGGAGTTTACACAGGTTATGAGCCTCTAAAACCTGAAGATATTGCTGATATCATCTATTTTATCGTTTCTAGACCATATCACGTAAATATTGCTGATCTTTTAGTATTTCCTACTGCACAAGCTTCTGCTACTGTCTTGAAAAAAGATTAA
- a CDS encoding phosphatase domain-containing protein, with the protein MSGSKRKTVLLPQVGLKVKDKLYLEGQVLNLKTKHLTVRHKDSFWKNMKMLYRFYAPKSTKLESITIDLDGEKHQLFLDRKGFFRSNFAINNHSSFSPQSIRYFQPDEQEIYVSGVSQNDIFDFSNCETGVISDIDDTVLVTYATNALRRIPNILSRNAYKRKEVQYMRELYSIMRDTGCAFFYVSNSEMNLYLLIKLFLQHNGFPLGPIYLKEYKRLKHLIKKSKKQGVMKYAHKFERITFLLQAEPQMKFVLIGDSGQQDPFIYYRVAIRYPDRIKGIIIRNFNRDDNRLNFYKKKLEEIGVPFMFYQNMKEATEEVCELFGLDYETTLSSF; encoded by the coding sequence ATGAGTGGTTCTAAACGTAAAACGGTTTTACTTCCTCAAGTAGGGCTTAAGGTAAAAGATAAGTTGTATCTGGAAGGGCAGGTATTGAATTTAAAGACTAAGCACCTCACGGTAAGGCATAAAGATAGTTTTTGGAAAAATATGAAAATGCTGTACCGTTTTTATGCTCCAAAAAGTACTAAACTAGAATCAATTACGATAGATCTTGATGGTGAGAAACACCAATTATTTTTAGATCGGAAAGGTTTTTTCCGCTCAAACTTTGCAATAAATAACCATTCTTCTTTTTCTCCTCAATCTATCAGATATTTTCAACCCGATGAGCAAGAGATTTATGTTTCTGGGGTAAGCCAAAATGATATTTTTGATTTCTCAAATTGTGAAACAGGGGTCATCTCAGATATAGATGATACTGTACTTGTTACTTATGCCACAAATGCACTCCGTAGAATACCGAATATCTTATCTCGGAATGCTTATAAGAGAAAAGAAGTACAGTATATGAGAGAACTATATTCGATTATGAGAGATACAGGTTGTGCATTCTTTTATGTTTCGAATAGTGAGATGAATCTATACCTTCTTATAAAGCTGTTCCTACAACACAATGGTTTTCCACTAGGTCCTATCTATTTAAAAGAGTATAAAAGATTAAAACACCTTATTAAGAAGTCTAAGAAACAAGGTGTGATGAAATATGCACATAAATTTGAGCGTATTACTTTCTTACTGCAAGCGGAGCCTCAAATGAAGTTTGTGTTGATAGGTGATAGCGGACAGCAGGACCCTTTTATTTATTATCGTGTTGCTATCAGATATCCAGATAGAATTAAAGGAATTATTATTCGAAACTTTAATCGGGATGATAATCGCTTAAATTTCTATAAAAAGAAATTAGAAGAAATTGGGGTTCCTTTTATGTTTTATCAGAATATGAAAGAGGCAACAGAAGAAGTGTGTGAATTATTTGGATTGGATTACGAAACTACGCTTTCAAGTTTCTAG
- a CDS encoding cupin domain-containing protein, protein MEKKNIYDKIPLSLQEELFTDLFTSDKVRIERIVSDGHESNQEEWYDQKEGEWVILLEGKAGIRKYDGSIIDLKKGDYLFIPAHEKHQVAYTSKEPKAVWLAIFITV, encoded by the coding sequence ATGGAAAAGAAAAATATTTATGATAAGATCCCTTTATCTCTTCAAGAGGAATTATTCACAGATCTATTTACTTCAGATAAAGTAAGAATTGAGCGTATAGTTTCAGACGGGCATGAGTCCAACCAAGAAGAATGGTATGATCAAAAGGAAGGAGAGTGGGTGATTTTATTAGAGGGAAAGGCAGGGATAAGAAAATATGATGGCTCCATCATTGATCTTAAAAAAGGAGACTATTTATTTATCCCCGCCCATGAAAAACATCAGGTTGCTTATACAAGTAAAGAACCTAAAGCTGTATGGTTAGCTATTTTTATTACTGTTTAA
- a CDS encoding CoA transferase subunit A, translating into MINKVVTDAKTALEGLTDGMTLMLGGFGLCGIPENAIEALLDLGVKDLTCISNNAGVDDFGLGLLLQKHQVKKMISSYVGENAEFERQLLQGELEVDLIPQGTLAERIRAGGAGIPAFFTPAGYGTEVAEGKEVREFDGKKYLLESWLKADYALVKAWKGDTAGNLVFKGTARNFNPMMAMAGKITVAEVEELVPAGELDPNTIHISGVFVQRIFQGKDYEKRIEQRTTR; encoded by the coding sequence ATGATAAACAAAGTTGTAACGGATGCTAAAACTGCCCTAGAAGGTCTAACCGATGGCATGACCTTAATGTTAGGTGGTTTTGGACTCTGTGGAATTCCCGAAAACGCTATAGAAGCACTTCTAGATTTGGGTGTAAAAGACCTAACCTGTATTTCAAATAATGCGGGTGTGGATGATTTTGGGTTAGGTTTACTTCTTCAGAAACATCAGGTAAAGAAAATGATCTCATCTTATGTAGGAGAAAATGCTGAGTTTGAAAGACAATTATTGCAAGGAGAACTTGAAGTTGATCTAATTCCTCAAGGGACTTTAGCTGAACGTATAAGAGCAGGTGGGGCTGGAATTCCTGCATTCTTTACACCTGCTGGTTATGGAACGGAAGTAGCTGAGGGCAAAGAGGTGCGAGAATTTGATGGGAAAAAATATTTGTTAGAAAGTTGGCTTAAAGCTGACTATGCTTTAGTCAAAGCTTGGAAAGGGGATACAGCTGGAAACCTTGTTTTTAAGGGCACTGCTAGAAATTTCAATCCTATGATGGCTATGGCAGGGAAAATAACTGTGGCAGAAGTTGAAGAACTTGTTCCTGCTGGAGAATTAGACCCTAATACGATTCATATTTCAGGAGTATTTGTTCAGCGAATATTCCAAGGTAAGGATTATGAAAAACGAATAGAACAAAGAACAACGAGATAA
- a CDS encoding alpha/beta hydrolase-fold protein, whose product MIKKKTLITLLIFFAFTNFYSFSQEVKYLQQVGIADSIYSEVLKESRTFYVEYPIGFNEEDDKKYPVAYILDGELLLPTVQNVQNYYSGGYTPEMILIGIDNAINRTRDLTTSEVVEMYGMPATETTGGASKFLAFIKSELIPFVEEKYPVTDYRTLIGHSYGGLFTVHTLLNDSNLFKNYLAIDPSLEWDNQQVIKEAAAKISETSFDNESVFISLSGQLHMQKTDVTIEDVTIENVMNDTTDFTLFSRSIISFSDLLKNNKQIKTEFKFYPNDLHGTIPLPSIMDGLISCFEWYQMENIEKFNSPSTKEKELRNIIRYRAEKLGNHFGYKVPPYPEELLNVLGYMSMDMEQFSKAKMFFEFAIEFYPKSPNTYDSMADYYERNNVLGMALQNVERANELSPSTYYAERILSLKQRISEKKKSK is encoded by the coding sequence ATGATAAAGAAAAAAACACTAATTACTCTACTTATCTTTTTTGCTTTCACGAATTTTTATTCCTTTTCACAGGAAGTAAAATACCTTCAACAAGTTGGTATAGCCGATAGTATTTACTCTGAAGTTTTAAAAGAATCAAGAACATTTTATGTAGAATATCCGATTGGTTTTAATGAAGAAGACGATAAAAAATATCCTGTTGCTTATATCTTAGATGGAGAACTATTGCTTCCCACTGTTCAAAATGTACAAAACTATTATAGTGGCGGATATACTCCAGAAATGATTCTTATAGGAATTGATAACGCTATAAATAGAACTCGAGATTTAACTACTTCTGAGGTTGTAGAAATGTATGGGATGCCTGCTACAGAGACAACTGGTGGAGCGTCAAAGTTTCTAGCGTTTATAAAGTCAGAATTGATTCCTTTCGTTGAAGAAAAATATCCAGTAACAGATTACCGAACTCTAATAGGGCATTCCTATGGAGGACTTTTCACAGTTCATACTTTATTAAATGACTCTAACCTATTTAAAAATTATTTAGCAATTGACCCAAGTTTGGAATGGGATAATCAACAAGTGATAAAAGAAGCTGCTGCTAAAATTTCAGAAACTTCTTTTGATAATGAGTCTGTATTTATTTCTCTCAGTGGTCAATTACATATGCAAAAAACAGATGTAACGATTGAAGATGTAACGATTGAGAATGTAATGAATGATACAACTGATTTTACGTTATTTTCTAGGTCTATCATTTCATTTTCTGATTTATTAAAAAACAATAAGCAGATCAAAACAGAGTTTAAGTTTTATCCTAATGATCTTCATGGAACAATACCACTTCCTTCTATCATGGATGGACTTATTTCATGTTTTGAGTGGTATCAAATGGAAAATATTGAGAAGTTTAATTCACCATCGACTAAGGAAAAGGAGTTAAGAAATATCATTCGTTATCGAGCAGAGAAGTTGGGAAATCATTTTGGGTATAAAGTTCCACCTTATCCAGAAGAGTTGTTGAATGTACTTGGATACATGAGTATGGATATGGAACAGTTTTCTAAAGCAAAAATGTTTTTTGAATTTGCTATTGAATTTTATCCTAAAAGCCCAAATACTTATGATTCAATGGCCGATTACTATGAGCGGAATAATGTCTTAGGAATGGCTTTGCAAAATGTAGAGAGAGCAAATGAACTTTCTCCTTCCACTTATTACGCGGAAAGAATTTTATCGCTCAAGCAACGTATTTCTGAGAAGAAAAAAAGTAAGTAA
- a CDS encoding bifunctional folylpolyglutamate synthase/dihydrofolate synthase codes for MKRTFEQTLEYMFAKLPMFQRLGSKAFKKDLSNTIAFCKELGNPHDSFKTIHVAGTNGKGSSSHMIAAILQDAGYKVGLYTSPHLKSFTERIKINGNEIEKERVIDFVAQNESIIEKISPSFFELTVCMAYKYFADEKVDIAVIETGLGGRLDSTNIITPLVSLITNIGLDHTDMLGDTLDKIAFEKGGIIKSEIPVVIGTTQEETTPVFDKIASERSSEIIYADQIYKIENLNGGTSIYKNGDVYIENVNLDLKGNYQLLNLKGVLSTIDAITSTYNIAPENIINGLEKTTTLTNLKGRWQVLQASPKMICDTGHNEDGLKLIVSQLENEDYQKLHIVLGVVQEKDLKKILSLLPKSALYYYCKPNVPRGLTSEILKAAADQVGLNGIDYSEVNKAIQAAKSNADKDDLIFIGGSTFVVAEIENL; via the coding sequence ATGAAAAGAACTTTCGAACAGACTTTAGAATATATGTTTGCTAAGCTACCTATGTTTCAACGACTAGGAAGTAAAGCTTTTAAAAAAGATTTATCGAATACTATAGCGTTTTGCAAGGAATTAGGAAACCCGCATGATTCATTTAAAACTATTCATGTGGCAGGGACTAATGGTAAAGGCAGTTCATCACATATGATTGCGGCTATCTTACAAGATGCAGGTTATAAAGTAGGATTATACACCTCTCCTCACCTTAAATCGTTTACAGAAAGAATAAAAATAAATGGAAATGAGATTGAGAAAGAAAGGGTTATCGATTTTGTAGCACAAAATGAATCTATCATTGAAAAAATATCCCCTTCTTTTTTTGAACTCACCGTTTGTATGGCCTATAAATATTTCGCTGATGAAAAAGTGGATATAGCTGTTATAGAAACAGGATTAGGCGGACGTTTAGATTCAACAAATATTATTACTCCATTAGTATCTCTTATTACGAATATTGGATTAGACCATACAGATATGTTAGGAGATACTTTGGATAAAATTGCTTTCGAAAAAGGAGGAATAATAAAATCCGAGATTCCAGTTGTAATTGGTACAACTCAAGAAGAAACTACTCCTGTATTTGATAAAATAGCTTCAGAAAGAAGCTCTGAAATCATATACGCAGATCAAATTTATAAAATAGAGAATCTAAATGGAGGTACTTCTATTTATAAGAATGGAGATGTATACATTGAAAATGTAAATCTAGATCTTAAAGGGAATTATCAATTACTGAATCTTAAAGGAGTCCTTTCGACTATTGACGCGATTACTTCTACCTACAACATAGCCCCTGAAAACATCATTAATGGTCTAGAAAAAACAACCACGCTGACGAATCTTAAAGGTAGATGGCAAGTACTTCAAGCCTCTCCAAAGATGATTTGTGATACTGGTCACAATGAAGATGGTCTTAAACTAATAGTATCTCAACTAGAAAATGAAGACTATCAAAAATTACATATAGTTTTGGGTGTTGTTCAAGAAAAAGACCTTAAAAAGATACTTTCACTTTTACCTAAATCGGCTTTGTACTATTACTGTAAACCGAATGTTCCAAGAGGACTTACGAGTGAAATTCTTAAAGCAGCAGCAGACCAAGTAGGATTGAATGGTATAGATTATTCTGAAGTAAATAAAGCTATTCAAGCTGCAAAAAGTAATGCAGATAAAGACGATTTGATATTTATTGGAGGAAGTACTTTTGTAGTTGCTGAAATCGAAAATTTATAA
- the purN gene encoding phosphoribosylglycinamide formyltransferase gives MIYELWAEVETLKSQTNVSEKKVAILASGSGSNAENIIQYFRDNNINASFIIIANNKEAKVFDRAERLGVPSYYFGRKAFNETGEVKQKLIEFGADLIVLAGFLWLIPSDLVEAYPNKIVNIHPALLPKYGGKGMYGINVHRAVVEAKEKESGITIHYCNQAYDEGAHILQASCLLDQTESPEEVAKKVLRLEHKYYPQVVEDILFNS, from the coding sequence ATGATTTACGAACTTTGGGCTGAAGTTGAAACACTAAAATCACAAACGAACGTGTCAGAGAAAAAAGTTGCGATTCTTGCTTCGGGGAGTGGAAGTAATGCAGAGAATATTATCCAATACTTTAGAGATAATAATATAAATGCTTCTTTTATCATTATAGCAAATAATAAGGAAGCGAAAGTTTTTGATAGAGCAGAGCGTTTGGGAGTACCAAGCTATTATTTTGGTAGAAAGGCTTTCAACGAAACTGGAGAAGTTAAGCAAAAACTTATAGAATTTGGTGCTGATCTCATTGTTTTAGCTGGCTTTTTATGGCTAATTCCATCAGATCTAGTAGAAGCTTATCCAAACAAAATTGTGAATATTCACCCTGCGTTATTGCCAAAATATGGAGGTAAGGGAATGTATGGGATAAATGTTCACAGAGCTGTTGTGGAGGCTAAAGAAAAAGAAAGCGGAATTACAATTCACTATTGTAATCAAGCTTATGATGAAGGAGCGCACATTCTCCAAGCTTCATGCTTACTTGACCAAACTGAATCTCCTGAAGAGGTTGCTAAAAAAGTATTGAGACTAGAGCATAAATATTACCCACAAGTGGTAGAAGATATATTGTTTAATTCATAA
- a CDS encoding putative porin: MFKALYRLRLFVLIAISFLINIDNIFAQEDASIQDEMKVERDSANFGDIILQKDTSNVYGPHTSFWVQPIDWFEIRDGEHKMDTSLYNFQRYDYNSRADYMYQELGNLSSAMTPIFYSSPYSPGVRLGLDSDKGIVAPIDEMKYYNSLTPVTSWYYTQAYQGETIVDVTFSRNINPYWSVGTRFRRLHALEMLGNQKINKQFKSQIQTQIQFNTRYESRNMKYKLMMAYDYMAQNGIETGGIATDSILTLFRQTRPSASLDDIYRTNSSNLFNNLTDAFINKKNQEFYLYHQYSLIDTSALQIFHEFRSTEYRNRFENSSGSLDANSAYYNQFSADGNIDFVRSEPGYKIVYRRFSNKLGAKGRVGDLFAAAYLNYARNEESIFYQDTRSIPTYPPDELFFVGLASYKIPFIDMTLRGQIKQELLDNLGNEYAVGASQKYFDVEYKLGSYLPSLMHQYFVSEYTGWNNDFKNSDITELRIAPRLPLGTGKFGEELFVEAFAELKTFDNHIYYDSLAAPQQLNEQISYNSFGVNLKYETGSFIHGLNFRYTQNQTDFELVNQLTGETFEQQAIPTPDYFVNYTIALQGVVGKVLANPLTGMIGFDLHWNSEYLGYGYYPVTQQFYLQSGAVDSSGEFISGYEIGGVPVLDFFINFRMRRTRLFLKAHNLLNETLQDGYFLTPNYIGHQPSFLFGLDWMLFD; encoded by the coding sequence ATGTTTAAAGCTTTATACAGACTAAGACTTTTTGTATTGATTGCAATAAGCTTTCTTATCAATATTGATAATATTTTCGCCCAAGAAGATGCATCAATTCAAGATGAGATGAAGGTAGAGAGAGATTCTGCAAACTTTGGGGATATTATTTTACAGAAAGATACTTCCAATGTGTACGGACCTCATACTTCATTTTGGGTTCAACCAATAGACTGGTTTGAAATTAGAGATGGTGAGCATAAAATGGATACATCTCTATATAATTTCCAGCGTTACGATTATAACAGTAGAGCTGATTATATGTACCAAGAACTAGGTAACTTATCATCAGCAATGACACCGATTTTCTATTCTTCTCCTTATTCACCAGGTGTTAGATTAGGATTGGACTCTGATAAAGGTATTGTAGCACCAATTGATGAAATGAAATACTACAATTCATTAACTCCAGTAACCTCTTGGTACTATACGCAAGCTTACCAAGGGGAAACAATTGTAGATGTTACTTTCTCAAGAAATATAAATCCTTATTGGAGTGTGGGTACAAGATTTAGAAGACTGCATGCCCTAGAAATGTTGGGTAATCAAAAAATTAATAAGCAGTTCAAATCTCAGATTCAGACTCAGATTCAGTTTAATACTCGATATGAATCTAGAAACATGAAATATAAGCTGATGATGGCTTATGACTACATGGCTCAGAATGGTATTGAAACTGGAGGTATTGCAACTGATTCTATTTTGACCCTTTTCCGTCAAACAAGGCCATCTGCAAGTTTGGATGATATTTATAGAACAAACTCATCCAACCTCTTTAATAATCTAACTGATGCTTTTATTAATAAAAAGAACCAAGAATTCTATTTATATCATCAGTACAGTTTGATTGATACATCTGCCTTACAAATTTTTCATGAATTTAGATCAACGGAATACCGTAATCGATTTGAAAATTCAAGTGGAAGCTTAGATGCAAATAGTGCTTATTATAATCAATTTTCGGCAGATGGGAATATTGATTTTGTAAGAAGTGAGCCTGGGTACAAAATTGTTTATAGAAGGTTTTCAAACAAACTAGGAGCTAAAGGTCGAGTTGGGGATTTGTTTGCTGCAGCTTATCTAAATTATGCTAGAAATGAAGAATCAATTTTCTATCAAGATACTCGATCTATTCCTACTTATCCACCAGACGAATTATTCTTTGTTGGTTTAGCTAGTTATAAGATTCCTTTTATTGATATGACTTTGAGAGGTCAAATCAAACAAGAATTACTTGACAATTTAGGAAATGAATATGCTGTAGGTGCTTCACAAAAATATTTTGATGTAGAATATAAGTTAGGATCATACTTACCGTCACTTATGCATCAATATTTTGTAAGTGAATATACAGGTTGGAATAATGACTTTAAAAACTCAGATATCACAGAACTTCGAATTGCACCGAGACTGCCTTTAGGAACAGGGAAATTTGGAGAGGAATTGTTTGTTGAGGCTTTTGCAGAATTAAAGACTTTCGATAATCATATCTATTACGATTCGTTGGCTGCTCCTCAACAGTTAAATGAACAAATTTCCTACAATTCATTTGGGGTAAACTTGAAATATGAGACAGGCTCATTTATTCATGGATTAAATTTTAGATACACCCAAAACCAAACGGACTTTGAATTAGTTAATCAACTAACTGGTGAGACCTTTGAACAACAAGCTATTCCAACACCAGATTATTTTGTAAACTATACCATTGCTTTACAAGGAGTCGTTGGGAAAGTATTGGCAAATCCACTTACAGGAATGATTGGTTTTGACCTTCATTGGAATTCTGAGTATTTGGGATATGGTTATTATCCAGTAACACAACAGTTCTATTTACAGTCAGGAGCCGTTGATTCTAGTGGAGAATTTATCTCTGGTTATGAAATTGGAGGAGTGCCTGTGTTAGACTTCTTTATCAATTTTAGAATGAGAAGAACAAGGTTATTCTTGAAGGCACATAACTTATTGAATGAAACACTGCAAGATGGTTATTTCTTGACTCCTAATTATATTGGACATCAACCAAGCTTTCTATTTGGTTTAGATTGGATGTTATTTGATTAG
- a CDS encoding OmpA family protein, with the protein MKTQITITLLATILFSPFSILAQAYDHWGTPIPQWEIVNGKKELLEGKCPNISAQGDSLLLIRDHQLFIYKKTKPNTWTKAIQLKTSQEVQNVFWSHDGHIILFSAQTQNNNSDIFEIEKNNDEWSTAYPLRAPLNSSEYESSPTLSADGKTLFFCRTTNQDLENCFEVYSARQTNGKWGNIRKLNIPAVSFGKGIKLCEPYLTTDPSLKRLYFSEFPSDIELGDNVSIGIFNCDLSNTGKWNKPKLIMDLHSEENSTFLSMTQNRIHAVFSRNEDIWVPDQPMPWFVYAVDNYGPLLKEKGVDTAHEMHILGDITFKSSSYLLEKEIFPILDRISEAAKRQELTELIIRAHTDDVGTAEKNLALSEKRGIAVKNYLVKNGIASDLIKVNPFGETNPLFPNDSEEYRSKNRRIEIEFIK; encoded by the coding sequence ATGAAAACCCAAATAACAATTACATTACTAGCTACGATCTTGTTTTCTCCTTTCTCAATTTTAGCCCAAGCCTACGACCATTGGGGAACACCCATCCCTCAATGGGAAATAGTCAATGGAAAAAAAGAATTACTAGAAGGTAAATGCCCCAATATCTCTGCTCAGGGCGATAGTCTACTTCTGATTAGAGATCATCAATTATTTATATATAAAAAGACAAAGCCAAATACGTGGACCAAAGCAATTCAGCTCAAAACTTCTCAAGAAGTCCAAAATGTCTTCTGGTCTCATGATGGTCATATAATTCTTTTCTCTGCTCAAACTCAGAATAACAACTCTGATATATTTGAAATTGAAAAAAACAACGATGAATGGTCTACAGCCTATCCTTTAAGAGCACCACTCAATAGTTCCGAGTATGAAAGCTCACCTACTCTATCTGCGGACGGAAAGACACTCTTTTTTTGCAGAACTACAAATCAAGACTTAGAGAATTGCTTCGAAGTATATTCTGCAAGACAAACAAATGGAAAATGGGGAAACATTCGAAAACTCAACATCCCTGCAGTTAGTTTTGGTAAAGGAATTAAGCTTTGTGAACCATATCTTACTACTGATCCTAGTTTGAAAAGACTCTACTTTAGCGAATTCCCTTCCGATATAGAGTTGGGAGATAATGTGAGTATTGGAATCTTTAATTGTGATCTTTCAAATACGGGGAAATGGAATAAGCCCAAATTGATTATGGATTTACATAGTGAAGAAAATTCCACTTTCTTGAGTATGACTCAAAATAGAATTCATGCTGTTTTTTCTAGGAATGAAGATATTTGGGTACCTGATCAACCTATGCCGTGGTTTGTTTATGCTGTAGACAATTATGGCCCTTTGCTAAAAGAAAAAGGTGTTGACACAGCTCATGAAATGCATATTCTCGGAGATATTACTTTTAAAAGTAGCTCATACTTATTGGAGAAAGAAATATTTCCAATTTTGGATCGAATATCTGAAGCAGCAAAACGACAAGAATTAACAGAATTGATTATACGTGCTCATACAGATGACGTAGGCACAGCAGAAAAAAACCTAGCTCTTTCTGAGAAAAGAGGAATTGCAGTCAAAAACTATTTAGTGAAAAATGGTATAGCTTCTGATCTCATAAAAGTAAACCCATTCGGAGAAACTAATCCACTTTTCCCAAATGATTCTGAAGAATATAGGAGTAAAAATAGAAGGATTGAAATTGAGTTTATTAAATAA